In Astyanax mexicanus isolate ESR-SI-001 chromosome 17, AstMex3_surface, whole genome shotgun sequence, a single window of DNA contains:
- the sema4d gene encoding semaphorin-4D isoform X2, translating to MALSVLGVFLGLLLEVSAHGPSSVPRSSWRREDVNLLEFWESGVFNYSTLLLNEERGALYVGAREAVFELSKDNVSVKKNQVSWQVSKTHMDMCVSKGKSKEKECLNYIRVLQVYDDHHLYVCGTYAFQPNCDYLSLSDFRLMNKQEDGRGKCSYDPAQSFTTVMVDGELYSGTAYNFLGSEPIISRYSLSQSLLRTEYSTSWLNEPSFVFADVIREGRNSADGDDDKIYYFFTEVSVEYEFFGKLLIPRIARVCKGDQGGQRTLQKKWTSFLKAKLVCSMPELNFVFNVVHDVFILKTPDWRETVIYGVFTSQWGNVGLSAVCAYNMTSVDEVFSKGKYMQKATVEQSHTKWVRYNGITPTPRPGACINNQNRMQNIDSSLQLPDKTLQFVKDHPLLADPVLPIGNGPRLIAKDINYTQIAVERVPALDNNVYDVIFTGTDKGVLHKSVVYEGGVHTVEELQLLKNPEPIKTLLLSTQGARFLYAGSDSGVVQSPTAFCEKYQTCADCILARDPYCAWDPHAASCVNIFRTQDHAQRRKLLQDLRGDAGRCPSVRPRMAESYRRMVVKPGSSAELPCRVRSNLAQVQWKINGSDLNEASNFLLMGDTGLLIYSVAPEDQGRYECWSVEAAAGKNFTRLVAGFDLQLDLPKSESSSSSSADLIEELNPDIQSTVRSSTTSTGNNSNGNGHTAGPSLLTSTEASPLTPPAVSSTATTMFSSGINRANPQPKVSPPPPSSPDASQTPPHPSAKYLQYDNSSALLFLFLLFFLLFLCCLTYNCYMQYLPAPCLRLRSALLGSPKKPQPEYIACEAGLMEHAAEKLEQNGAQQQQQQQLRALRDTGYETEPECGNGNGKIPSHSFDEADDSPSKQRPFDVDCESQPIQYADAD from the exons ACGTGAACTTGCTGGAGTTTTGGGAGTCGGGGGTGTTTAACTACTCCACGCTGCTGCTGAACGAGGAGAGGGGGGCGCTGTACGTCGGGGCGCGGGAGGCCGTCTTCGAGCTCAGCAAGGACAACGTCTCCGTTAAGAAGAACCAG GTTTCCTGGCAGGTTTCAAAGACTCACATGGACATGTGTGTCTCAAAGGGGAAATCTAAAGAG AAGGAATGTCTAAACTACATTCGGGTTCTTCAGGTGTATGATGATCACCACCTGTACGTGTGTGGGACCTACGCCTTTCAGCCGAACTGTGATTACCTG tcgttATCAGATTTCAGGTTGATGAATAAACAGGAGGATGGTAGAGGGAAGTGTTCGTATGATCCAGCACAGAGTTTCACCACTGTGATGGTTG ATGGGGAGCTGTACTCGGGCACGGCGTATAACTTCCTGGGCAGCGAGCCGATCATCTCCCGGTACTCCCTCTCTCAGAGCCTCCTGCGTACAGAGTACTCCACTTCCTGGCTCAACG AGCCGAGTTTTGTGTTTGCGGATGTGATCAGGGAGGGGAGGAACAGTGCAGATGGAGATGATGATAAGATCTACTATTTCTTTACTGAAGTTTCGGTGGAGTATGAATTCTTTGGTAAACTGCTGATCCCTCGTATCGCCCGCGTCTGTAAG GGGGATCAGGGAGGTCAGAGGACTCTGCAGAAGAAGTGGACGTCCTTCCTGAAGGCGAAGCTGGTGTGCTCCATGCCTGAACTCAACTTCGTCTTTAATGTGGTTCATGATGTGTTTATACTGAAGACCCCAGACTGGAGAGAGACGGTCATATACGGAGTCTTCACCTCACAGTG gggtAACGTGGGTCTGTCTGCTGTCTGTGCGTATAACATGACGTCAGTGGACGAGGTTTTCTCCAAAGGGAAGTACATGCAAAAAGCCACAGTGGAGCAGTCTCACACCAAGTGGGTCAGATACAACGGAATCACGCCCACGCCTCGACCTGGAGCG TGCATCAACAACCAGAACCGCATGCAGAACATCGACAGCTCCCTGCAGCTGCCTGATAAAACCCTGCAGTTTGTGAAGGACCACCCGCTGCTGGCTGACCCCGTCCTGCCCATCGGCAACGGCCCCCGCCTCATCGCCAAAGACATCAATTACACCCAGATCGCCGTGGAGAGAGTCCCCGCCCTCGACAATAATGTCTATGATGTCATTTTTACTGGCACTG ATAAAGGTGTTCTGCATAAGTCAGTGGTGTATGAAGGGGGCGTGCACACCGTGGAAGAGCTCCAGCTTCTGAAGAACCCTGAACCAATCAAAACTCTGCTGCTGTCCACACAAGGG GCCCGGTTCCTGTACGCTGGTTCTGACTCGGGCGTGGTCCAGTCCCCCACTGCGTTCTGTGAGAAATACCAGACATGTGCAGACTGTATTCTGGCTCGGGACCCGTACTGCGCCTGGGACCCTCACGCCGCTTCCTGTGTGAATATTTTCCGTACGCAGGATCACGCACAGCGCCG GAAGTTGCTGCAGGACCTGAGAGGAGATGCAGGCAGATGTCCTTCAG TGAGGCCGCGGATGGCGGAGAGCTACCGGCGGATGGTGGTAAAGCCGGGCAGTTCTGCGGAACTCCCCTGCAGGGTGCGCTCTAACCTGGCGCAGGTACAGTGGAAGATAAACGGTAGCGACCTCAACGAAGCCTCCAACTTTCTCCTGATGGGGGACACGGGTCTGCTGATCTACAGCGTGGCTCCGGAGGACCAGGGCCGCTATGAGTGCTGGTCGGTCGAGGCGGCAGCAGGGAAGAACTTTACCCGTCTGGTGGCTGGATTTGATCTACAGCTGGATCTTCCCAAAAGCGAATCATCATCGTCTTCCTCGGCTGACCTCATAGAAGAGTTAAATCCAGACATCCAGTCCACGGTGcgctcctccaccacctccacagGTAATAACAGTAATGGTAACGGTCACACCGCAGGACCCTCTCTACTAACATCTACGGAGGCGTCCCCACTAACCCCCCCAGCCGTCAGCAGCaccgccaccaccatgttttccaGCGGTATAAACAGAGCAAACCCCCAACCCAAGgtctcccctcctcctccttcttctccagACGCCAGTCAAACCCCCCCACACCCGTCAGCCAAGTATCTTCAGTACGACAACAGCAGCGCcctgctcttcctcttcctcctcttcttcctcctcttcctctgctgCCTCACCTACAACTGCTACATGCAGTATCTGCCGGCGCCGTGCCTCCGCCTCCGTAGCGCCCTCCTCGGCTCGCCCAAAAAGCCGCAGCCGGAGTACATCGCCTGCGAGGCGGGACTGATGGAGCACGCCGCGGAGAAACTGGAGCAGAACGgggctcagcagcagcagcagcagcagctccgcgCGCTACGAGACACGGGATACGAGACGGAGCCGGAGTGCGGGAACGGGAACGGGAAAATCCCGTCGCACAGCTTCGACGAGGCTGACGACAGCCCCTCCAAACAGCGACCCTTCGACGTTGACTGTGAATCGCAGCCAATCCAGTACGCAGACGCAGACTGA
- the sema4d gene encoding semaphorin-4D isoform X1, translating to MNQYSPLDAMPFKGNLTLPKIPESNMALSVLGVFLGLLLEVSAHGPSSVPRSSWRREDVNLLEFWESGVFNYSTLLLNEERGALYVGAREAVFELSKDNVSVKKNQVSWQVSKTHMDMCVSKGKSKEKECLNYIRVLQVYDDHHLYVCGTYAFQPNCDYLSLSDFRLMNKQEDGRGKCSYDPAQSFTTVMVDGELYSGTAYNFLGSEPIISRYSLSQSLLRTEYSTSWLNEPSFVFADVIREGRNSADGDDDKIYYFFTEVSVEYEFFGKLLIPRIARVCKGDQGGQRTLQKKWTSFLKAKLVCSMPELNFVFNVVHDVFILKTPDWRETVIYGVFTSQWGNVGLSAVCAYNMTSVDEVFSKGKYMQKATVEQSHTKWVRYNGITPTPRPGACINNQNRMQNIDSSLQLPDKTLQFVKDHPLLADPVLPIGNGPRLIAKDINYTQIAVERVPALDNNVYDVIFTGTDKGVLHKSVVYEGGVHTVEELQLLKNPEPIKTLLLSTQGARFLYAGSDSGVVQSPTAFCEKYQTCADCILARDPYCAWDPHAASCVNIFRTQDHAQRRKLLQDLRGDAGRCPSVRPRMAESYRRMVVKPGSSAELPCRVRSNLAQVQWKINGSDLNEASNFLLMGDTGLLIYSVAPEDQGRYECWSVEAAAGKNFTRLVAGFDLQLDLPKSESSSSSSADLIEELNPDIQSTVRSSTTSTGNNSNGNGHTAGPSLLTSTEASPLTPPAVSSTATTMFSSGINRANPQPKVSPPPPSSPDASQTPPHPSAKYLQYDNSSALLFLFLLFFLLFLCCLTYNCYMQYLPAPCLRLRSALLGSPKKPQPEYIACEAGLMEHAAEKLEQNGAQQQQQQQLRALRDTGYETEPECGNGNGKIPSHSFDEADDSPSKQRPFDVDCESQPIQYADAD from the exons ACGTGAACTTGCTGGAGTTTTGGGAGTCGGGGGTGTTTAACTACTCCACGCTGCTGCTGAACGAGGAGAGGGGGGCGCTGTACGTCGGGGCGCGGGAGGCCGTCTTCGAGCTCAGCAAGGACAACGTCTCCGTTAAGAAGAACCAG GTTTCCTGGCAGGTTTCAAAGACTCACATGGACATGTGTGTCTCAAAGGGGAAATCTAAAGAG AAGGAATGTCTAAACTACATTCGGGTTCTTCAGGTGTATGATGATCACCACCTGTACGTGTGTGGGACCTACGCCTTTCAGCCGAACTGTGATTACCTG tcgttATCAGATTTCAGGTTGATGAATAAACAGGAGGATGGTAGAGGGAAGTGTTCGTATGATCCAGCACAGAGTTTCACCACTGTGATGGTTG ATGGGGAGCTGTACTCGGGCACGGCGTATAACTTCCTGGGCAGCGAGCCGATCATCTCCCGGTACTCCCTCTCTCAGAGCCTCCTGCGTACAGAGTACTCCACTTCCTGGCTCAACG AGCCGAGTTTTGTGTTTGCGGATGTGATCAGGGAGGGGAGGAACAGTGCAGATGGAGATGATGATAAGATCTACTATTTCTTTACTGAAGTTTCGGTGGAGTATGAATTCTTTGGTAAACTGCTGATCCCTCGTATCGCCCGCGTCTGTAAG GGGGATCAGGGAGGTCAGAGGACTCTGCAGAAGAAGTGGACGTCCTTCCTGAAGGCGAAGCTGGTGTGCTCCATGCCTGAACTCAACTTCGTCTTTAATGTGGTTCATGATGTGTTTATACTGAAGACCCCAGACTGGAGAGAGACGGTCATATACGGAGTCTTCACCTCACAGTG gggtAACGTGGGTCTGTCTGCTGTCTGTGCGTATAACATGACGTCAGTGGACGAGGTTTTCTCCAAAGGGAAGTACATGCAAAAAGCCACAGTGGAGCAGTCTCACACCAAGTGGGTCAGATACAACGGAATCACGCCCACGCCTCGACCTGGAGCG TGCATCAACAACCAGAACCGCATGCAGAACATCGACAGCTCCCTGCAGCTGCCTGATAAAACCCTGCAGTTTGTGAAGGACCACCCGCTGCTGGCTGACCCCGTCCTGCCCATCGGCAACGGCCCCCGCCTCATCGCCAAAGACATCAATTACACCCAGATCGCCGTGGAGAGAGTCCCCGCCCTCGACAATAATGTCTATGATGTCATTTTTACTGGCACTG ATAAAGGTGTTCTGCATAAGTCAGTGGTGTATGAAGGGGGCGTGCACACCGTGGAAGAGCTCCAGCTTCTGAAGAACCCTGAACCAATCAAAACTCTGCTGCTGTCCACACAAGGG GCCCGGTTCCTGTACGCTGGTTCTGACTCGGGCGTGGTCCAGTCCCCCACTGCGTTCTGTGAGAAATACCAGACATGTGCAGACTGTATTCTGGCTCGGGACCCGTACTGCGCCTGGGACCCTCACGCCGCTTCCTGTGTGAATATTTTCCGTACGCAGGATCACGCACAGCGCCG GAAGTTGCTGCAGGACCTGAGAGGAGATGCAGGCAGATGTCCTTCAG TGAGGCCGCGGATGGCGGAGAGCTACCGGCGGATGGTGGTAAAGCCGGGCAGTTCTGCGGAACTCCCCTGCAGGGTGCGCTCTAACCTGGCGCAGGTACAGTGGAAGATAAACGGTAGCGACCTCAACGAAGCCTCCAACTTTCTCCTGATGGGGGACACGGGTCTGCTGATCTACAGCGTGGCTCCGGAGGACCAGGGCCGCTATGAGTGCTGGTCGGTCGAGGCGGCAGCAGGGAAGAACTTTACCCGTCTGGTGGCTGGATTTGATCTACAGCTGGATCTTCCCAAAAGCGAATCATCATCGTCTTCCTCGGCTGACCTCATAGAAGAGTTAAATCCAGACATCCAGTCCACGGTGcgctcctccaccacctccacagGTAATAACAGTAATGGTAACGGTCACACCGCAGGACCCTCTCTACTAACATCTACGGAGGCGTCCCCACTAACCCCCCCAGCCGTCAGCAGCaccgccaccaccatgttttccaGCGGTATAAACAGAGCAAACCCCCAACCCAAGgtctcccctcctcctccttcttctccagACGCCAGTCAAACCCCCCCACACCCGTCAGCCAAGTATCTTCAGTACGACAACAGCAGCGCcctgctcttcctcttcctcctcttcttcctcctcttcctctgctgCCTCACCTACAACTGCTACATGCAGTATCTGCCGGCGCCGTGCCTCCGCCTCCGTAGCGCCCTCCTCGGCTCGCCCAAAAAGCCGCAGCCGGAGTACATCGCCTGCGAGGCGGGACTGATGGAGCACGCCGCGGAGAAACTGGAGCAGAACGgggctcagcagcagcagcagcagcagctccgcgCGCTACGAGACACGGGATACGAGACGGAGCCGGAGTGCGGGAACGGGAACGGGAAAATCCCGTCGCACAGCTTCGACGAGGCTGACGACAGCCCCTCCAAACAGCGACCCTTCGACGTTGACTGTGAATCGCAGCCAATCCAGTACGCAGACGCAGACTGA
- the sema4d gene encoding semaphorin-4D isoform X3 gives MNQYSPLDAMPFKGNLTLPKIPESNMALSVLGVFLGLLLEVSAHGPSSVPRSSWRREDVNLLEFWESGVFNYSTLLLNEERGALYVGAREAVFELSKDNVSVKKNQVSWQVSKTHMDMCVSKGKSKEKECLNYIRVLQVYDDHHLYVCGTYAFQPNCDYLSLSDFRLMNKQEDGRGKCSYDPAQSFTTVMVDGELYSGTAYNFLGSEPIISRYSLSQSLLRTEYSTSWLNEPSFVFADVIREGRNSADGDDDKIYYFFTEVSVEYEFFGKLLIPRIARVCKGDQGGQRTLQKKWTSFLKAKLVCSMPELNFVFNVVHDVFILKTPDWRETVIYGVFTSQWGNVGLSAVCAYNMTSVDEVFSKGKYMQKATVEQSHTKWVRYNGITPTPRPGACINNQNRMQNIDSSLQLPDKTLQFVKDHPLLADPVLPIGNGPRLIAKDINYTQIAVERVPALDNNVYDVIFTGTDKGVLHKSVVYEGGVHTVEELQLLKNPEPIKTLLLSTQGARFLYAGSDSGVVQSPTAFCEKYQTCADCILARDPYCAWDPHAASCVNIFRTQDHAQRRKLLQDLRGDAGRCPSVRPRMAESYRRMVVKPGSSAELPCRVRSNLAQVQWKINGSDLNEASNFLLMGDTGLLIYSVAPEDQGRYECWSVEAAAGKNFTRLVAGFDLQLDLPKSESSSSSSADLIEELNPDIQSTVRSSTTSTVCSSVLSGGGPSVSRSSSSSSSSPSSSSSVWGGVGGGARLLPPLLPQQSWGVHSHQAFLLYCLALGPSDVSIHWYANGRRLHTAINEYRHTFTHESVLVSSWVREEPLSKDTQYQCIAISRSGNDTSETDLRLSSGDEANSVSKELNQWREALAEHEHQLQNWKKAWESCDGQGVL, from the exons ACGTGAACTTGCTGGAGTTTTGGGAGTCGGGGGTGTTTAACTACTCCACGCTGCTGCTGAACGAGGAGAGGGGGGCGCTGTACGTCGGGGCGCGGGAGGCCGTCTTCGAGCTCAGCAAGGACAACGTCTCCGTTAAGAAGAACCAG GTTTCCTGGCAGGTTTCAAAGACTCACATGGACATGTGTGTCTCAAAGGGGAAATCTAAAGAG AAGGAATGTCTAAACTACATTCGGGTTCTTCAGGTGTATGATGATCACCACCTGTACGTGTGTGGGACCTACGCCTTTCAGCCGAACTGTGATTACCTG tcgttATCAGATTTCAGGTTGATGAATAAACAGGAGGATGGTAGAGGGAAGTGTTCGTATGATCCAGCACAGAGTTTCACCACTGTGATGGTTG ATGGGGAGCTGTACTCGGGCACGGCGTATAACTTCCTGGGCAGCGAGCCGATCATCTCCCGGTACTCCCTCTCTCAGAGCCTCCTGCGTACAGAGTACTCCACTTCCTGGCTCAACG AGCCGAGTTTTGTGTTTGCGGATGTGATCAGGGAGGGGAGGAACAGTGCAGATGGAGATGATGATAAGATCTACTATTTCTTTACTGAAGTTTCGGTGGAGTATGAATTCTTTGGTAAACTGCTGATCCCTCGTATCGCCCGCGTCTGTAAG GGGGATCAGGGAGGTCAGAGGACTCTGCAGAAGAAGTGGACGTCCTTCCTGAAGGCGAAGCTGGTGTGCTCCATGCCTGAACTCAACTTCGTCTTTAATGTGGTTCATGATGTGTTTATACTGAAGACCCCAGACTGGAGAGAGACGGTCATATACGGAGTCTTCACCTCACAGTG gggtAACGTGGGTCTGTCTGCTGTCTGTGCGTATAACATGACGTCAGTGGACGAGGTTTTCTCCAAAGGGAAGTACATGCAAAAAGCCACAGTGGAGCAGTCTCACACCAAGTGGGTCAGATACAACGGAATCACGCCCACGCCTCGACCTGGAGCG TGCATCAACAACCAGAACCGCATGCAGAACATCGACAGCTCCCTGCAGCTGCCTGATAAAACCCTGCAGTTTGTGAAGGACCACCCGCTGCTGGCTGACCCCGTCCTGCCCATCGGCAACGGCCCCCGCCTCATCGCCAAAGACATCAATTACACCCAGATCGCCGTGGAGAGAGTCCCCGCCCTCGACAATAATGTCTATGATGTCATTTTTACTGGCACTG ATAAAGGTGTTCTGCATAAGTCAGTGGTGTATGAAGGGGGCGTGCACACCGTGGAAGAGCTCCAGCTTCTGAAGAACCCTGAACCAATCAAAACTCTGCTGCTGTCCACACAAGGG GCCCGGTTCCTGTACGCTGGTTCTGACTCGGGCGTGGTCCAGTCCCCCACTGCGTTCTGTGAGAAATACCAGACATGTGCAGACTGTATTCTGGCTCGGGACCCGTACTGCGCCTGGGACCCTCACGCCGCTTCCTGTGTGAATATTTTCCGTACGCAGGATCACGCACAGCGCCG GAAGTTGCTGCAGGACCTGAGAGGAGATGCAGGCAGATGTCCTTCAG TGAGGCCGCGGATGGCGGAGAGCTACCGGCGGATGGTGGTAAAGCCGGGCAGTTCTGCGGAACTCCCCTGCAGGGTGCGCTCTAACCTGGCGCAGGTACAGTGGAAGATAAACGGTAGCGACCTCAACGAAGCCTCCAACTTTCTCCTGATGGGGGACACGGGTCTGCTGATCTACAGCGTGGCTCCGGAGGACCAGGGCCGCTATGAGTGCTGGTCGGTCGAGGCGGCAGCAGGGAAGAACTTTACCCGTCTGGTGGCTGGATTTGATCTACAGCTGGATCTTCCCAAAAGCGAATCATCATCGTCTTCCTCGGCTGACCTCATAGAAGAGTTAAATCCAGACATCCAGTCCACGGTGcgctcctccaccacctccacag TTTGTTCCTCTGTCCTCTCTGGAGGCGGACCCTCAGTCTCtcgctcctcctcttcctcctcctcctctccctcctcctcctcctctgtgtgGGGGGGTGTTGGTGGGGGGGCCAGGCTCCTCCCCCCACTTCTGCCTCAGCAGTCCTGGGGCGTCCACTCCCACCAGGCCTTCCTGCTCTACTGCCTGGCCCTGG GTCCCAGTGATGTTAGCATTCATTGGTATGCGAATGGGCGGAGACTCCATACTGCCATTAACGAGTACAGACACACCTTTACCCATGAGTCTGTGCTGGTGAGCAGCTGGGTGAGGGAGGAGCCTCTGAGTAAAGACACCCAATACCAGTGTATCGCCATCTCCAGATCAGGAAACGACACTTCAGAGACTGACCTTCGGCTCAGCAGTGGAG ATGAAGCCAATAGTGTCTCTAAAGAGTTAAACCAGTGGAGAGAAGCTCTGGCAGAACATGAGCACCAGCTTCAGAACTGGAAGAAGGCCTGg GAGAGCTGTGATGGGCAGGGGGTTCTCTGA